The region TTGGATATTCCACACCCAATACCAAGGCAAGAGCCCTTCATGCTGGGTCATACACCAAGCTTCGCATTGATAGCCGCTATTAAGAACGCTTTCATAGTTGTTCCCCCCACTATAATATTGCATCCCATAATAGCCTCCTGCTGCGCTGTTGCTAATCCCACTATAAGCACGGCTATAAAAATAGCTAGAAATACCAATGGTGGTTTTACGCCAATTGTAACGAGCGTCAAGAATGAACTGGAAAGGGCTTACAAAAGGGAAATGCTTGTTATAGCTAGTCCCTTTTAGCACATCCCCGTTCAAGTCTGTTAAAGGGCCATGGCTGGTTACACGAGTGTCAATGTAGTTGAAAGCGGCATGGAATTGCAACCCTCTAATAGGCCTGTAATACAATTCCAGCTCCACGCCTTGAGAATAGCCATTAATGGGGCGCACATTACCTTTCATGGGGCCGCTTGTATAGACTGAATACTGCCCGGTGGCAAAATCGCGTGCCCAAATCCTAAAGTAGTCCGCATTGAAGCTGAATTTATCTTTATAGGTGTAGCGTGCTCCTGCTTCCACCGTGTCAAAGTGTTGGGTGAAATACTCCGCTCCTCCATAGCTCAAAACGTCTAATTGAGGCGGGACGAAAGAGCGTTGGTAGTTGAAGTAGGTAAGCACATTGTGATCGCCTTGCACAGGGATAAAGCCAATGTTGGTTGAGGGCATCCAATTGTTCATGTGCTTGATTTTTCTTAAATCCTTCTCAGGGATTTGCGCCCAATTAGCCGCATTTTCGTTGTTGTATTGCACAAAAGCGTAGCGCAAACCAGGCACGATGAAAAAGCGCCCGTCCCAAGCTTCAATGCGATCGCTCAAATAAACTGCTGTGTAATTGTTGCGCCAGTTATTCCAGTTTCTATAAACGCCATGCTTGATGTGGGGTTTCCAACCGCTCATCACATTAGGACCCTCACACAAGAATCCTGACCCCTCACCGCTCGTTTTGGTGGCGCATTCATTGGTGTTTAAGTATTGGCGCTGTAAAAAGGTGGTGGTCATGAAACGCAAGCCCATGATAAAGGTTTGCTTGACTTTCCCGGTATTGACGATCAGATTCACTTTAGGTTCAAAAGCGTTGTTAATGGAGCGCACAGGGTTTTCTACCTCCGCCCAGCCATTGTAGTTAGTGGCATAATAAGGCACAGCCAAGTTATACCCTGCCGGAAGTCCCGCCGCCCTGCATGCCGCTTCGCTAAAACAAGTAACCATGTTAGCGCTATTGTAGCTAGAGCTCACTTGAAAGTCCCTAGTCATCAACTGCCCATAGTAGGTGAAGCTAAAAGTCCCGCCCACTCTGTCTAAATCCCCGAAGCGGTTTTCATACACAGCCCCAAAGCGTTGTGAACGCCCGCCTTTTTGGTTTAAGGGGCGCAAATTAGCGAAGCGGTTTATTTTGTAATCTTGCTCGCTGAGCGATCCCGGTTGGGCGATAGCAAAATCGTAGTATTGGTAATAGGCTTTAATCCCATTGCTTTCATTGATGTCATAGACCCCATCCAGCCAATAGTTTGAAATACTAGAGGGGCTATTGTCCCTAAAGCCTTGGCCTCTAACCCAGTTAGCTTGCGCTTGGATACCCACATGCTTATTGATCATCCCTCCGCTCCTCACATAAGTGTTATAGAGGAGGTTGTTGCCTAAAGACTTGATGAAAGAAGGATCGCCGGTTTTATCAGGGGGAGCGGCAAAACCGGCGTTTCTAGCCTTAGCCCAATAAGTGATCCTTTCAGCCGCTTGGTTTTCCCATTGAGTAGGAATGGGCTTAGTGATGATATTGACAATACCCCCATAAGTGTTAGGCCCATACTGCACGCTGCCTCCACCTTTAATCACATCAATGCGATCAATGGCTTGAAAGGTAACGGGGAAAATGTCTAGCTCAATGTGGGCGTAGGGGGCCATATAAACAGGAATACCATTAACTAACATCAGCGTCGCATCGCTATGCCCTGAACCCCCCGCTCCAAAGCCACGGATTTGGATAGTAGGCATAGCCCCTACGCCTGTGGCATTCCTAATTTGCAGACCGGGGACATTCTGTAAAGCTTCTTCAATGCTTTGGTTAGCTTGTTGGGTGAGCGCTTTGTTAGAGATCACCGTGCGGCTTCCTGTGTATTTTTTCACTTCTTCATCTTGCCAACTCTTAGGCGCGGTAATCCCGCTATAACCCAAATTGACCTGCCCAGAATAATCAGATTTATCCTTTTTCCCGGCAGTAGAAACCTTGCCCAAAGTGTAGTCTTTATCCTTAGCGAACAAAGACTCTTGGCAAATCAAGCTGGCAGTTAAAGCCAACAGAACTTTTTTGTGCAACGCAAACTCCTTGTATTTTGAGAGATTAAAATGCTAAATTATTTAAGTTTTTTGAGTATAGTTACGCAAACGCCAATAGCAGTCGTAGGTAATAAAAACTAAAAAAACTTAATAACATGCAGGATTTTATGATAAAATTCTTAAATTTTTATTAATCCTATGAAAATCTTTTTTTTTGATTTTGCTGATTTTGCTCAATCTCTAGTAAAAAATACCCATTTTTGACACACAGATAGCTTGCATGCGTTCTCAAAACGCACAAGACATTTTTTGACGCTCAAAGCGGTTTAATTTTCC is a window of Helicobacter pylori NQ4053 DNA encoding:
- a CDS encoding TonB-dependent receptor family protein; translation: MHKKVLLALTASLICQESLFAKDKDYTLGKVSTAGKKDKSDYSGQVNLGYSGITAPKSWQDEEVKKYTGSRTVISNKALTQQANQSIEEALQNVPGLQIRNATGVGAMPTIQIRGFGAGGSGHSDATLMLVNGIPVYMAPYAHIELDIFPVTFQAIDRIDVIKGGGSVQYGPNTYGGIVNIITKPIPTQWENQAAERITYWAKARNAGFAAPPDKTGDPSFIKSLGNNLLYNTYVRSGGMINKHVGIQAQANWVRGQGFRDNSPSSISNYWLDGVYDINESNGIKAYYQYYDFAIAQPGSLSEQDYKINRFANLRPLNQKGGRSQRFGAVYENRFGDLDRVGGTFSFTYYGQLMTRDFQVSSSYNSANMVTCFSEAACRAAGLPAGYNLAVPYYATNYNGWAEVENPVRSINNAFEPKVNLIVNTGKVKQTFIMGLRFMTTTFLQRQYLNTNECATKTSGEGSGFLCEGPNVMSGWKPHIKHGVYRNWNNWRNNYTAVYLSDRIEAWDGRFFIVPGLRYAFVQYNNENAANWAQIPEKDLRKIKHMNNWMPSTNIGFIPVQGDHNVLTYFNYQRSFVPPQLDVLSYGGAEYFTQHFDTVEAGARYTYKDKFSFNADYFRIWARDFATGQYSVYTSGPMKGNVRPINGYSQGVELELYYRPIRGLQFHAAFNYIDTRVTSHGPLTDLNGDVLKGTSYNKHFPFVSPFQFILDARYNWRKTTIGISSYFYSRAYSGISNSAAGGYYGMQYYSGGNNYESVLNSGYQCEAWCMTQHEGLLPWYWVWNIQVSQIFWENGRHRVTGSLQINNIFNMKYYFTGIGSSPAGLQPAPGRSVTAYLNYTF